One stretch of Streptomyces agglomeratus DNA includes these proteins:
- a CDS encoding GntR family transcriptional regulator: MIEYRIDRGTGIATYLQIVQQTKRAMRLGLLEPGDRLPTAREVVEATAINPNTVLKAYRELEREGLVQARRGLGTFVQKSLEAAATQSPLADELADWMKRAHLGGLVREDVAALFSSALEQEFTEGEQ; encoded by the coding sequence GTGATCGAATACCGGATCGACCGGGGCACAGGCATAGCCACGTACTTACAGATCGTGCAACAGACCAAGCGCGCCATGCGCTTGGGCCTGCTCGAGCCGGGCGACAGGCTGCCCACCGCCCGCGAGGTCGTGGAGGCGACAGCCATCAACCCGAACACCGTGCTCAAGGCTTATCGGGAGCTGGAGCGCGAGGGCCTGGTGCAGGCACGACGCGGCCTCGGCACGTTCGTGCAGAAGTCGCTGGAGGCGGCGGCGACTCAGTCTCCGCTCGCCGACGAGCTGGCCGACTGGATGAAGCGAGCCCACCTGGGCGGACTCGTTCGCGAGGACGTCGCCGCACTGTTCAGCTCCGCTCTGGAGCAGGAGTTCACGGAGGGGGAGCAATGA
- a CDS encoding ABC transporter ATP-binding protein, whose product MSREPAALEARGLVMRYGRRRDPVLRDCSFRLPAGRICALVGPNGAGKSTLLALAAGILRPTGGTLRVLGAGPAESRPRIGYVAQTRPLHPQLTVAETLRLGAELNRGRWDQEAAERAAYAAGLDPKTRIRTLSGGQRTRVALALALGKRSELLLLDEPMADLDPVARHQLMGTLLAVAVEHGTSVVMSSHVLTELEGACDYVLLLGGGQIRLAGESEEVLTAHARLTGTSSDFTPHAVVESGATGRGHTALVRPRGPVDTASWLVEQPSMEELILTHLRNPGAPALFTRSASSAPSQEAVA is encoded by the coding sequence ATGAGCAGGGAACCGGCCGCGCTTGAGGCCCGAGGACTCGTGATGCGCTACGGCCGCCGCCGCGATCCGGTCCTGCGGGACTGCTCCTTCCGGCTGCCCGCCGGTCGGATATGCGCACTGGTCGGCCCGAACGGCGCCGGCAAGTCCACGCTACTGGCATTGGCGGCGGGGATTCTCCGCCCGACGGGGGGAACGCTGCGGGTGCTCGGGGCCGGCCCCGCCGAGTCTCGGCCGCGGATCGGCTACGTGGCGCAGACTCGTCCGCTCCATCCCCAGCTCACCGTGGCGGAGACGCTCCGGCTGGGCGCCGAGCTCAACAGGGGCCGCTGGGACCAAGAAGCCGCCGAACGCGCCGCGTACGCCGCCGGTCTGGATCCGAAGACCAGGATCCGTACCCTTTCCGGTGGCCAGCGCACCCGCGTCGCCCTGGCGCTGGCCTTGGGCAAACGGTCCGAACTGCTGCTGCTGGACGAGCCGATGGCGGACCTCGATCCAGTAGCCCGCCACCAGCTGATGGGCACCCTGCTGGCCGTCGCGGTCGAGCACGGCACCAGCGTCGTCATGTCCTCTCATGTCCTCACCGAATTGGAGGGCGCGTGTGACTACGTCCTGCTGCTCGGGGGCGGGCAGATCAGGCTCGCCGGGGAGAGCGAGGAGGTACTGACCGCGCACGCGCGCCTCACCGGCACCTCGTCCGACTTCACGCCGCACGCCGTCGTGGAGTCCGGCGCCACAGGCCGCGGCCATACCGCCCTCGTGCGCCCCCGGGGTCCGGTCGACACGGCCTCGTGGCTGGTCGAGCAACCCTCCATGGAGGAGCTGATCCTGACCCACCTCCGCAACCCCGGCGCTCCCGCCCTGTTCACGAGAAGCGCTTCGTCCGCACCGAGCCAGGAGGCTGTCGCATGA
- a CDS encoding LppU/SCO3897 family protein — MRFLKREGDFCRDCGTAFYRRMTSDTLWQGWWGPLSMVITPFTVLLNLGSRAVFRRLTAPVGAVRRPLDPGKRVLARPPALIPLLAVGLALAMVTVLAVIGLVAGGDRAAAQVSVGDCVRNNAAWPEQDIERISCSDSDSQYRVSPDDSCPAGAYVLYPDYSRDGSALCLAPVR, encoded by the coding sequence ATGCGCTTCCTCAAGCGGGAAGGTGACTTCTGCCGCGACTGCGGCACGGCGTTCTACCGCCGGATGACCTCCGACACGCTGTGGCAAGGCTGGTGGGGCCCCTTGTCGATGGTCATCACGCCCTTCACCGTGCTCCTGAATCTCGGGTCGCGCGCCGTCTTCCGCCGCCTGACCGCTCCGGTCGGTGCCGTGCGGCGTCCTCTCGACCCCGGTAAGCGTGTACTGGCCCGGCCCCCGGCCCTCATCCCCCTCCTCGCCGTCGGCCTGGCGCTCGCCATGGTGACCGTTCTGGCAGTCATCGGCCTGGTGGCGGGCGGTGACAGGGCGGCGGCCCAGGTGTCGGTCGGTGACTGCGTCCGCAACAACGCGGCCTGGCCCGAGCAGGACATCGAGCGCATCAGCTGCTCCGACAGTGACAGCCAGTACCGCGTGTCGCCGGACGATTCCTGTCCCGCCGGCGCGTACGTCCTCTATCCGGACTACAGCAGGGACGGTTCGGCACTGTGCCTGGCACCGGTGCGCTGA
- a CDS encoding sugar ABC transporter substrate-binding protein, which translates to MNALLRRTAVAAAASAMAMSLFGCGTNEEPNVRLSDDIVVGLLLPENQAARYEQFDKPVIEERIALQTNSKGRVRYANAKNDAELQTRQLESMIAEDVDVLIVDAVDSKAIAGAIEKADDAGIPVVAFDRLAEGPIDGYVSFDNEQVGHIQGKSLLKALSGEAGAGSGSGAASGKVVMINGALTDPNAAMFKKGAHTELDSKVEIGVEYDTKDWKPENAKANMQAAIAALGKDAITGVYSANDGMAGGIIDALKAAGVTDLPPVTGQDAELAAVQRIVAGDQYMTVYKQYAPEAEAAAEMAILLARHMSLGAAAHTDIDTPTEKSVPTVRIPVIAVTEDNIKETVVADGLYSVEQICIPKLKAECKQLGLV; encoded by the coding sequence ATGAACGCACTTCTGCGTCGTACCGCAGTCGCAGCCGCCGCCTCAGCGATGGCCATGTCCCTCTTCGGATGCGGCACGAACGAGGAACCGAATGTGAGGCTGAGTGACGACATCGTTGTTGGTCTGCTGCTCCCGGAGAACCAGGCCGCGCGCTACGAGCAGTTCGACAAGCCGGTCATCGAGGAGCGCATCGCGCTTCAGACCAACAGCAAGGGCAGGGTCCGCTACGCCAACGCGAAGAACGACGCCGAGCTTCAGACGCGGCAGCTCGAATCGATGATCGCGGAGGACGTCGACGTGCTGATCGTGGACGCGGTGGACTCCAAGGCCATAGCCGGCGCGATAGAAAAGGCGGACGACGCCGGCATCCCGGTCGTCGCCTTCGACCGCCTCGCCGAGGGCCCCATCGACGGGTACGTCTCCTTCGACAACGAACAGGTGGGCCACATCCAGGGCAAGTCCCTGCTGAAGGCCCTGTCGGGCGAGGCCGGGGCCGGTTCGGGGTCCGGGGCGGCGTCGGGCAAGGTCGTGATGATCAACGGCGCCCTCACCGACCCGAACGCCGCCATGTTCAAGAAGGGCGCCCACACCGAGCTGGACAGCAAGGTCGAGATCGGCGTCGAGTACGACACCAAGGACTGGAAGCCGGAGAACGCCAAGGCCAACATGCAGGCCGCGATCGCCGCCCTCGGCAAGGACGCCATCACCGGCGTCTACTCCGCCAACGACGGCATGGCGGGGGGAATCATCGACGCGCTCAAGGCCGCCGGTGTCACCGACCTTCCGCCGGTCACCGGCCAGGATGCCGAACTCGCGGCCGTGCAGCGCATCGTTGCCGGTGATCAGTACATGACCGTCTACAAGCAGTACGCACCGGAGGCAGAGGCCGCCGCGGAGATGGCCATCCTGCTGGCCAGGCACATGTCGCTCGGCGCCGCCGCGCACACGGACATCGACACCCCGACCGAGAAGTCCGTCCCGACGGTGCGCATCCCCGTCATCGCGGTGACGGAGGACAACATCAAGGAGACCGTCGTCGCTGACGGCCTCTACTCAGTGGAGCAGATCTGCATCCCCAAGCTCAAGGCCGAATGCAAGCAGCTCGGGCTCGTGTAG
- a CDS encoding helix-turn-helix transcriptional regulator — protein MCHPSWGRARTAAQRLSDLARLRRVRDRIDRQYAQPLNVEALARGENMSAGHLSRQFRLAYGESPYAYLMTRRIERAAALLRRGDLSVTDVCFAVGCSSLGTFSTRFSELVGMPPGAYRRHPTGPAQGMPQCVAKQVTRPVRNQEAPAAEPQPA, from the coding sequence ATGTGTCACCCGTCCTGGGGGCGCGCCCGCACCGCGGCGCAGCGCCTGAGCGACCTGGCGCGACTGCGCCGCGTCCGCGACCGGATCGACCGGCAGTATGCCCAGCCGCTCAATGTCGAGGCACTCGCCCGCGGAGAGAACATGTCCGCCGGGCACCTCAGCCGCCAGTTCCGGCTTGCCTACGGGGAGTCGCCGTACGCCTACCTGATGACGCGTCGCATCGAGCGCGCGGCAGCGCTCCTGCGCCGTGGCGACCTCAGCGTCACCGACGTCTGCTTCGCGGTGGGCTGCTCATCGCTGGGCACCTTCAGTACACGCTTCAGCGAACTGGTCGGCATGCCGCCCGGCGCTTACCGGCGCCATCCGACGGGCCCCGCGCAGGGGATGCCGCAGTGTGTGGCGAAACAGGTGACCAGACCGGTCAGGAATCAGGAAGCGCCGGCCGCCGAGCCGCAACCAGCGTGA